A section of the Anabaena cylindrica PCC 7122 genome encodes:
- a CDS encoding GFA family protein, whose translation MITNINKAVTYEGGCHCGAVRFRVMVDKYKVDDCNCSVCRKKGFLHLIVPKDKFTLLQGEDVLTSYQFNTGVAKHKFCNICGIHSFYIPRSHPDCIDVNVRCLDGDVIGDFEVVPFDGANWEDNIHKLIE comes from the coding sequence ATGATAACAAATATTAATAAAGCTGTTACTTATGAAGGTGGTTGTCACTGTGGTGCGGTGCGCTTTCGGGTGATGGTTGATAAATATAAAGTTGATGATTGTAATTGTTCAGTTTGTCGAAAAAAAGGATTTTTACATTTAATTGTTCCTAAAGATAAGTTTACTTTGCTGCAAGGGGAGGATGTTTTAACAAGTTATCAATTTAATACGGGAGTTGCAAAACATAAATTTTGTAATATTTGTGGAATTCATTCTTTTTATATTCCCCGTAGTCATCCTGATTGTATTGATGTGAATGTCAGGTGTTTAGATGGAGATGTGATTGGTGATTTTGAAGTTGTACCTTTTGATGGTGCCAATTGGGAGGATAATATTCATAAGTTAATTGAGTAA
- a CDS encoding imm11 family protein, translated as MNWYRPIPDADTYDGLVCINKGDAAFFSNLMKDHYRHQKKTEWRNIPVNIDIVGQAGDFPSFIGHHLVCTKRAWQLIQPIITNSVELLPLTCREAQYFVIKINDLVDPLDYSKSIYEDGFGGLIKVKSYVFNDEIIKNKHMFWFSRGYLTVVSETFKTFVEDHHLKSLIFRQLQML; from the coding sequence ATGAATTGGTATAGACCCATACCTGACGCTGATACATACGATGGATTAGTTTGTATTAACAAAGGAGATGCTGCATTCTTTTCTAATTTGATGAAAGACCATTATCGCCATCAAAAAAAAACTGAGTGGAGAAATATTCCTGTAAATATAGATATTGTGGGACAAGCAGGCGATTTTCCAAGTTTCATTGGTCATCATCTTGTATGTACAAAGAGAGCATGGCAACTAATACAGCCAATTATTACAAATTCTGTTGAACTACTTCCTCTAACTTGTAGAGAAGCTCAGTATTTCGTAATTAAAATAAATGATTTAGTTGATCCTTTAGACTACTCTAAATCAATATATGAGGATGGTTTCGGAGGTTTAATAAAGGTTAAATCATATGTTTTTAACGATGAAATAATCAAAAATAAACATATGTTTTGGTTTTCCAGAGGTTATCTTACAGTTGTTTCAGAGACGTTCAAGACTTTTGTAGAAGATCATCACCTAAAAAGTTTAATTTTTAGGCAGCTACAAATGCTTTGA
- a CDS encoding putative Ig domain-containing protein yields MTLDTLGRLRWTPTAGNVGNHTVVITVNDGNGGSGQQQYNLLVATDTEAPKVR; encoded by the coding sequence ATGACACTGGATACTCTCGGCAGACTGCGCTGGACACCAACTGCTGGTAATGTTGGCAATCATACAGTTGTCATTACAGTAAACGATGGTAATGGCGGAAGTGGGCAACAACAGTATAACCTTTTGGTGGCTACTGATACTGAAGCGCCGAAGGTCAGGTAG
- a CDS encoding DUF3386 domain-containing protein translates to MTVTQISAQEFFQAAYENRYTWDQNFPGYTADITYKYDGRVLTGKVKIDANLKAEVLDVEDEAAKKAIHGQAWEIAIHRVRRAFADTHGANTFSYGKTDETGAIEILMGGKAEGDKYKVRNNEVCHVHRLIHGTFVTIDTFSSHDTGAGYLSHTYDSVYHDPQTGAQKGGRSFFTDEYEKVGEYSILNRREIRTETEGNISVQEFIFSNIELLG, encoded by the coding sequence ATGACAGTTACTCAAATTTCAGCCCAAGAATTTTTCCAGGCTGCTTATGAAAACCGCTACACCTGGGATCAAAATTTCCCTGGTTATACCGCAGATATCACTTATAAGTATGACGGGCGAGTATTGACTGGAAAAGTTAAAATTGACGCTAATCTCAAAGCAGAAGTCTTAGACGTAGAAGACGAAGCCGCAAAAAAAGCAATTCACGGACAAGCTTGGGAAATCGCTATTCACCGTGTTCGTCGAGCCTTTGCAGATACCCACGGCGCAAATACCTTTAGCTATGGTAAAACTGACGAAACTGGTGCAATAGAAATTTTAATGGGTGGTAAAGCCGAAGGTGACAAATACAAAGTTCGTAATAACGAAGTTTGCCACGTTCATCGTTTAATTCATGGTACTTTTGTCACCATTGACACTTTCAGCAGTCATGATACAGGTGCAGGTTATCTGTCTCATACCTATGACTCTGTATATCATGACCCCCAAACCGGCGCACAAAAAGGTGGAAGAAGTTTCTTCACTGACGAATATGAAAAAGTTGGTGAATATTCCATTTTAAACCGTCGGGAAATCCGCACTGAAACAGAAGGTAATATTTCAGTTCAAGAATTTATCTTTTCTAACATAGAGTTGTTAGGCTAG
- a CDS encoding helix-turn-helix transcriptional regulator, translating into MAKTLHAIFQAIANIQNEQELKLALMDAIGDHFGVQHWGIYFLDDYSRTDIDLPEMPAACLESNPVGRYVVERHAPAHEQLILSPGDWKRFCSRHDHVMTGPIVCDGRLVGTLNFARDQGSPPFNGSDLADLSAVCIHLSTKLATLRAKPKPLLSAVSCPLTARELEIAELVAQGLTNGEIAAKLWITQNSVKQALKRMFRKLGVSARAEMVAKLQDRLVSP; encoded by the coding sequence ATGGCTAAAACTCTCCATGCCATTTTTCAAGCGATCGCTAATATCCAGAATGAGCAAGAATTAAAATTAGCTCTCATGGATGCTATTGGCGACCATTTTGGCGTGCAACATTGGGGTATTTATTTCTTAGATGACTATTCTAGAACCGACATAGACCTGCCAGAAATGCCCGCAGCCTGTTTAGAAAGCAATCCCGTAGGGCGTTATGTGGTTGAACGTCACGCCCCAGCCCATGAGCAATTAATCTTATCTCCTGGGGATTGGAAGCGTTTTTGCTCCCGTCATGATCATGTGATGACTGGACCTATAGTTTGTGATGGTCGTTTAGTGGGGACGTTAAATTTTGCCCGTGACCAAGGAAGTCCGCCTTTTAATGGTAGTGATTTAGCTGATTTAAGTGCTGTTTGTATTCATTTATCCACTAAACTGGCTACCCTACGGGCGAAACCAAAACCATTATTGTCTGCTGTCAGTTGTCCCTTGACAGCCAGGGAGTTAGAAATTGCGGAATTAGTTGCTCAAGGTTTAACCAATGGTGAAATTGCGGCTAAACTTTGGATTACCCAAAATTCTGTTAAACAAGCTTTGAAAAGAATGTTCCGCAAACTTGGGGTATCAGCGCGGGCAGAAATGGTGGCAAAATTGCAAGATAGACTGGTTTCTCCTTAA
- a CDS encoding R3H domain-containing nucleic acid-binding protein, protein MTITEDLQKLLDILPQDLRQVLENHPKRDSLVEVVLDLGRRPEARFPHEAEYLSETTVNQAQIDDCIQRVGTFGGDNRAGIEQTLHRISAIRNRTGKIIGLTCRVGRAVFGTIGMIRDLVETGKSILMLGRPGVGKTTALREIARVLADDFNKRVVIIDTSNEIAGDGDIAHPAIGRARRMQVAKPELQHQVMIEAVENHMPEVIVIDEIGTELEALAARTIAERGVQLVGTAHGNQIENLIKNPTLCDLVGGIQAVTLGDDEARRRGSQKTVLERKAPPTFEIAVEMLERQRWVVHETVADTVDTLLRGRQPNPQTRTVDEKGKVAISRQLSVVNGRGGSLPSDEESFPAVKQANGWRSSGQMVALPPLSLERERVTGRSEFDRLLDESFNYSESIDFSTSTKQAGPNGEDLPLHIYPYGVSRHQLEQVISVLSLPVILTKDIDNADAILALRSHVKNHAKLRQMAKARHVPIHVIKSSTIPQITRGLRRLLNIDDPEMGDDRELQLLLHRGGDDEMDALEEARLAVEQIVIPKGQPVELLPRSSQVRKMQHELVEHYRLKSDSFGEEPNRRLRIYPA, encoded by the coding sequence ATGACGATTACAGAAGATCTCCAAAAGTTATTAGACATTTTGCCCCAGGACTTGCGACAAGTACTAGAGAATCATCCCAAACGAGATAGTTTAGTTGAAGTGGTCTTGGATCTAGGTCGTCGTCCAGAAGCTAGGTTTCCCCATGAAGCTGAGTATCTGAGCGAAACAACCGTTAATCAAGCACAGATAGATGATTGCATTCAAAGAGTAGGAACCTTTGGCGGAGATAATCGGGCAGGAATTGAGCAAACTTTACATCGAATCAGTGCTATCCGTAACCGCACTGGTAAGATTATTGGCTTGACTTGTCGTGTCGGTCGGGCAGTGTTCGGCACAATTGGCATGATCCGCGATTTGGTAGAAACTGGTAAGTCAATTCTCATGCTGGGTCGTCCAGGTGTGGGAAAAACTACCGCTTTGAGGGAAATTGCCCGTGTGTTGGCGGATGATTTCAATAAACGAGTAGTAATTATTGACACGTCTAATGAAATCGCTGGAGACGGTGATATTGCCCACCCGGCCATCGGTCGTGCTAGACGAATGCAAGTGGCTAAACCAGAATTACAACATCAGGTGATGATTGAGGCGGTGGAAAACCATATGCCAGAAGTTATTGTCATTGATGAAATTGGCACGGAATTGGAAGCTTTAGCCGCTCGTACCATTGCCGAAAGGGGGGTGCAATTGGTAGGAACTGCTCACGGAAACCAAATCGAAAACCTAATCAAAAACCCTACCCTCTGTGATTTGGTTGGGGGTATTCAAGCGGTGACGCTAGGAGATGACGAAGCCAGAAGGCGGGGTTCTCAAAAGACTGTGTTGGAACGCAAAGCCCCTCCCACTTTTGAGATTGCTGTGGAGATGTTGGAGAGACAGCGCTGGGTAGTTCACGAAACTGTAGCTGATACTGTAGATACTTTATTAAGGGGTCGTCAACCTAACCCGCAAACGCGAACTGTGGACGAAAAGGGTAAAGTGGCAATTAGCAGACAGTTATCTGTGGTTAATGGTCGCGGGGGCAGCTTACCTAGTGATGAAGAATCTTTCCCAGCGGTGAAGCAGGCGAATGGCTGGCGTTCTTCTGGTCAAATGGTCGCTCTACCACCTTTGTCTCTGGAACGTGAACGGGTGACAGGACGCAGTGAATTTGACCGCTTGTTAGATGAATCTTTCAATTATTCTGAAAGTATTGATTTTAGTACTTCTACTAAGCAAGCAGGGCCAAATGGGGAAGATTTGCCATTACATATTTACCCTTATGGAGTAAGTCGTCACCAATTGGAACAGGTGATTAGTGTGCTAAGTTTACCTGTGATTTTGACAAAAGATATTGATAATGCTGATGCTATTTTGGCATTGCGATCGCACGTCAAAAATCACGCTAAATTAAGGCAAATGGCCAAGGCTCGTCATGTCCCCATTCATGTCATCAAGTCCAGCACCATTCCTCAAATTACTCGCGGTTTACGTCGATTGCTGAACATTGATGATCCAGAAATGGGCGATGACCGAGAATTACAATTGTTACTGCATAGGGGTGGTGATGATGAGATGGACGCTTTGGAAGAAGCAAGACTTGCTGTTGAGCAAATTGTGATCCCCAAAGGTCAGCCAGTCGAGTTATTACCCCGTTCTTCTCAAGTTAGGAAAATGCAACATGAGTTGGTAGAACATTATCGGCTCAAGTCAGACAGTTTTGGGGAAGAACCAAATCGGCGGTTAAGAATTTATCCAGCTTAA
- the ldpA gene encoding circadian clock protein LdpA, whose amino-acid sequence MIDMLAPLQSLQQGHWFKLICGASFQHLPAVRSLTLAYTLAGADCIDVAADPAVVAAAQAGLQAAKDLVRDAQKRGFGFEGNLPLLMVSLNDGEDPHFRKAEFNSSNCPIDCSRPCEKICPAQAIVFNDFKNNYSGIVAQKCYGCGRCIPACPYEIIDTASYVSTPGAIAPLIISTGIDAIEIHTQIGRLAEFQRLWAAMAKPWAVNLKVIAISCNDGEGLIDYLQAIYDLMSPRPQVVIWQTDGRSMSGDIGDGTTIAAVKLGQKVLAANLPGYVQLAGGTNSYTVPKLKELGLLQEAREQGAGSKGENSSPLHPAPRPSASIAGVAYGSYARVLLSPILEKLENKEVSNTGIKTSIRLEEEPELLWQAVELAHTLVSQLKSQRSLD is encoded by the coding sequence GTGATTGATATGTTAGCCCCTTTACAATCCCTACAACAGGGTCACTGGTTCAAGTTGATTTGTGGAGCCAGTTTCCAACATTTACCTGCGGTCAGAAGTTTAACATTAGCCTACACTTTGGCGGGCGCTGACTGCATAGATGTGGCAGCTGACCCGGCGGTAGTTGCCGCTGCCCAAGCAGGTTTACAAGCAGCGAAGGATCTGGTGAGGGATGCCCAGAAGCGCGGCTTTGGCTTTGAAGGGAATTTACCATTGTTAATGGTCAGCCTCAATGATGGAGAAGACCCCCATTTTAGAAAAGCAGAGTTTAATTCTAGTAATTGTCCGATAGATTGCTCTAGACCTTGTGAAAAAATTTGTCCTGCACAAGCGATTGTGTTTAACGATTTTAAAAATAACTATTCAGGAATTGTGGCTCAAAAATGTTATGGCTGTGGTCGTTGCATTCCAGCCTGTCCTTATGAGATAATTGATACAGCATCATATGTGTCAACGCCGGGAGCGATCGCACCATTGATCATATCAACGGGAATAGATGCCATAGAAATTCATACACAAATAGGGCGTTTGGCAGAATTCCAGCGTTTGTGGGCAGCAATGGCCAAACCCTGGGCGGTTAATTTAAAGGTAATAGCCATCAGTTGTAACGATGGTGAAGGATTAATTGATTACCTCCAAGCAATTTATGATCTTATGTCCCCCCGTCCCCAAGTTGTAATTTGGCAAACAGACGGGCGCTCTATGAGTGGTGATATTGGAGATGGAACCACCATAGCCGCAGTAAAATTAGGGCAAAAAGTTTTGGCAGCAAACCTACCGGGATATGTGCAGTTAGCAGGAGGCACAAATAGTTACACTGTTCCTAAGTTGAAGGAACTGGGACTGTTGCAAGAGGCAAGGGAGCAGGGAGCAGGGAGCAAGGGGGAAAATTCATCTCCCCTGCACCCTGCACCCCGTCCCTCTGCCTCCATAGCCGGGGTTGCCTACGGTAGCTACGCTCGTGTATTGCTGTCACCCATTCTTGAAAAGTTAGAAAATAAGGAGGTGAGTAACACTGGTATTAAGACCTCTATCCGCCTGGAAGAAGAACCGGAATTACTCTGGCAGGCTGTAGAGCTTGCCCATACTCTCGTTTCCCAACTCAAGTCACAGCGATCGCTCGACTAA
- the groL gene encoding chaperonin GroEL (60 kDa chaperone family; promotes refolding of misfolded polypeptides especially under stressful conditions; forms two stacked rings of heptamers to form a barrel-shaped 14mer; ends can be capped by GroES; misfolded proteins enter the barrel where they are refolded when GroES binds), with amino-acid sequence MAKIIAFNEESRRALEKGINALADAVKITLGPKGRNVLLEKKFGIPQIVNDGITVAKEIELEDPLENTGARLIQEVASKTKDVAGDGTTTATVLAQALVREGLKNVAAGTNPISLKRGIDKTVEALVQEIANIAKPVEGSAIAQVATVSAGNDEEVGNMIAEAMEKVTKDGVITVEESKSLTTELEVVEGMQIDRGYISPYFITNNERMTVEFENARILITDKKISSIQDLVPVLEKVARLGQPLLIIAEDVDGDALATLVINKARGVLAVAAIKAPGFGERRKALLQDIAILTDGQMISEEIGLSLDTATLEMLGTARQITIDKENTTIVSASDIKPEVQQRIAQIRKQLEETDSDYDSEKLQERIAKLAGGVAVIKVGAATETELKDRKLRIEDALNATKAAVEEGIVPGGGTTLIYLSLKVDAIKNTLDPEERIGAEIVQRALEAPLRQIADNAGVEGTVIVSKVKETDINIGYNAATGIFEDLIAAGIIDPAKVVRSALQNAASIAGMVLTTEAIIVEKPEPAAAAAPDMGGMGGMGGMGGMGGMGGMGGMGGMGGMGMF; translated from the coding sequence ATGGCGAAAATTATTGCATTTAATGAAGAATCACGGCGGGCCTTGGAAAAGGGTATTAACGCTCTGGCTGATGCGGTGAAAATCACCTTGGGGCCAAAAGGTCGCAACGTCCTTTTAGAAAAAAAATTTGGTATACCTCAAATTGTCAACGATGGTATCACTGTTGCCAAGGAAATTGAATTAGAAGATCCTTTGGAAAACACTGGAGCTAGACTAATCCAAGAAGTAGCATCCAAAACCAAGGATGTGGCTGGGGATGGAACTACTACTGCTACGGTTCTAGCACAAGCTTTAGTTCGAGAAGGACTCAAGAACGTCGCCGCAGGTACTAACCCTATTAGCTTGAAACGGGGAATTGATAAAACCGTTGAGGCACTCGTGCAAGAAATTGCTAACATTGCCAAACCAGTAGAAGGAAGTGCGATCGCTCAAGTAGCTACCGTTTCGGCTGGTAACGACGAAGAAGTCGGCAATATGATTGCTGAAGCTATGGAAAAAGTCACTAAAGATGGCGTAATCACCGTAGAAGAATCCAAATCTCTCACTACCGAGTTAGAAGTAGTAGAAGGGATGCAAATTGACCGGGGTTACATTTCTCCATACTTCATCACCAACAACGAACGGATGACGGTGGAATTTGAAAATGCTCGCATCCTGATTACCGACAAAAAAATCAGCAGCATCCAGGATTTAGTACCTGTCTTAGAAAAAGTTGCCCGGTTAGGTCAACCTTTGCTGATCATTGCCGAAGATGTGGATGGAGACGCTTTAGCAACTTTGGTTATCAACAAAGCGCGGGGTGTATTGGCAGTTGCCGCTATCAAAGCTCCTGGATTTGGTGAACGCCGCAAAGCTTTATTACAAGATATCGCTATCCTCACCGATGGACAGATGATTTCTGAAGAAATCGGTTTAAGTTTGGATACCGCTACTTTGGAAATGCTGGGAACTGCCCGCCAAATCACCATTGACAAAGAAAACACCACAATTGTATCTGCTAGTGACATCAAGCCAGAGGTGCAACAGCGGATTGCTCAAATTCGTAAACAGTTGGAAGAAACTGATTCCGACTACGATAGCGAAAAACTACAAGAACGCATTGCCAAACTAGCTGGTGGTGTGGCAGTCATTAAAGTCGGTGCAGCTACAGAAACCGAACTCAAAGACCGCAAACTACGGATTGAAGACGCACTCAACGCCACCAAAGCCGCAGTGGAAGAAGGCATTGTCCCCGGTGGTGGTACAACCTTGATTTATCTTTCCTTGAAAGTAGATGCAATCAAGAACACCCTTGATCCTGAAGAAAGAATTGGGGCAGAAATTGTCCAAAGAGCCTTAGAAGCTCCTCTACGGCAAATAGCAGATAATGCTGGTGTTGAAGGTACTGTGATTGTTTCTAAAGTCAAGGAAACAGATATTAACATCGGCTACAACGCTGCTACTGGAATATTTGAAGATCTAATTGCCGCAGGTATCATCGATCCTGCCAAAGTTGTCCGTTCCGCTTTACAAAACGCCGCTTCTATTGCGGGAATGGTCTTAACAACCGAAGCCATCATTGTTGAGAAGCCTGAGCCTGCTGCTGCTGCTGCCCCTGATATGGGTGGCATGGGTGGCATGGGTGGCATGGGCGGCATGGGCGGCATGGGTGGCATGGGTGGCATGGGCGGTATGGGCGGCATGGGTATGTTCTAA
- a CDS encoding MraY family glycosyltransferase: MNLDNSLKSLGIANPSGTGWLAVVFTFILAWFVTWRLIPAIRQFALRVGWADQPNARRLNQEPLPNAGGLAIYAGVIAALVLASLLRPIELQGVLAQVLTILLGGSILVLVGFIDDQFGLPPSVRLWAQMITALLLVANGISIQVTFGTPIDSLLSMALTVLWVVGITNAINLMDGMDGLAGGISFITAMSLLGVSAQFNNRAAATLVLAALAGAALGFLRHNFYPSRIIMGDAGAYFFGYVLAATSILGKLQQNTVYALVPTVLFLMLPVLDTTQVFVRRLLAGKNPLSTPGKDHLHHRLLAWGLSQRHAALTLWSITLFFNLLAMKIQGMNLAVMLTSAASIILLLGFTIWQRMRSNS, from the coding sequence ATGAACCTAGACAACTCCCTTAAGTCTCTTGGCATTGCTAACCCTAGCGGCACCGGCTGGTTGGCGGTAGTATTTACTTTTATTCTGGCTTGGTTTGTGACTTGGCGTTTAATTCCGGCAATACGTCAATTTGCCTTGCGGGTAGGTTGGGCAGACCAACCCAATGCCCGACGACTGAATCAAGAACCTTTACCTAATGCCGGAGGTTTGGCTATCTATGCTGGTGTTATTGCCGCTTTGGTGCTGGCTAGTCTCTTACGACCCATTGAACTCCAAGGGGTGTTAGCTCAGGTACTAACAATCCTTTTAGGAGGATCTATCTTAGTCCTGGTTGGTTTTATTGATGATCAATTTGGCTTACCTCCTTCTGTGCGTTTGTGGGCGCAGATGATTACGGCACTCTTGCTGGTGGCTAATGGCATTAGTATTCAAGTTACTTTTGGTACACCCATAGACTCGCTATTGTCGATGGCGTTGACAGTGTTGTGGGTAGTAGGTATTACCAATGCCATCAATTTGATGGACGGTATGGATGGTTTGGCGGGAGGAATCAGTTTTATTACTGCCATGAGTTTGTTAGGGGTTTCGGCTCAGTTTAATAATCGAGCCGCAGCAACCTTAGTTTTAGCCGCTTTGGCAGGTGCTGCACTGGGATTTTTGAGGCACAATTTCTATCCCTCACGGATCATTATGGGTGATGCGGGGGCATATTTTTTTGGCTACGTATTAGCAGCAACTAGCATTTTAGGAAAACTTCAACAAAACACCGTTTATGCTCTTGTACCCACGGTTTTATTTCTGATGTTGCCAGTATTAGATACCACTCAGGTTTTTGTACGGCGACTTCTAGCAGGAAAAAACCCCCTGAGTACTCCCGGTAAAGACCATTTACATCACCGTTTGTTGGCTTGGGGGTTATCCCAACGCCACGCAGCTTTGACTCTGTGGTCAATCACTTTGTTTTTTAATTTGCTGGCTATGAAAATACAAGGCATGAATTTGGCAGTTATGCTTACATCTGCCGCCAGTATTATTTTGCTTTTGGGTTTTACTATCTGGCAAAGAATGCGTAGTAATTCGTAA
- the fabG gene encoding 3-oxoacyl-[acyl-carrier-protein] reductase has protein sequence MTLLKDQVAIVTGASRGIGRAIALQLASQGAKVVVNYASSSAAADEVVAEIIANGGDAFALKADVSQPDQVDTLINTTVEKYKRVDILVNNAGITRDTLLLRMKLEDWQAVIDLNLTGVFLCTKLVSKIMLKQRSGRIINIASVAGQMGNPGQANYSAAKAGVIGFTKTVAKELASRGITVNAVAPGFITTDMTSDIKADNILQFIPLGRYGQPEEIAGMVRFLAADPAAAYITGQVFNVDGGMVM, from the coding sequence ATGACACTATTAAAAGATCAAGTTGCGATTGTCACGGGAGCATCACGGGGAATTGGGAGAGCGATCGCACTCCAATTAGCATCCCAAGGCGCTAAAGTAGTTGTCAACTATGCTAGTTCTAGCGCAGCAGCAGACGAAGTAGTAGCAGAAATTATCGCTAACGGGGGAGATGCGTTCGCACTCAAAGCCGACGTTTCTCAACCAGATCAAGTAGACACACTTATTAACACCACCGTTGAAAAATACAAGCGTGTCGATATTTTAGTCAATAATGCAGGCATTACCCGCGACACTTTACTGTTACGAATGAAATTAGAAGATTGGCAAGCAGTTATAGACCTAAATTTAACTGGTGTATTTTTATGTACAAAACTTGTCAGCAAAATTATGCTCAAACAACGTTCTGGGCGCATTATTAATATTGCCTCTGTTGCTGGACAAATGGGCAACCCAGGACAAGCCAACTACAGCGCCGCCAAAGCAGGTGTGATTGGTTTTACCAAAACAGTTGCCAAAGAACTAGCTTCCCGTGGGATCACCGTCAACGCCGTCGCTCCTGGCTTTATCACCACCGACATGACCAGCGATATCAAAGCTGACAATATTCTCCAATTCATCCCCCTCGGTCGCTACGGTCAACCTGAAGAAATTGCAGGTATGGTGCGCTTTCTTGCAGCTGATCCCGCAGCAGCTTACATCACTGGTCAAGTCTTTAATGTAGACGGGGGAATGGTCATGTAA
- a CDS encoding SDR family oxidoreductase, whose product MILVTGATGGIGRRVVRLLRQQQQPVRSFVRLTSHYSELEHRGSDIFIGDLQREQDIEKACRGIKYIISTHGSGNNALSLDYRANIELIDQAKVQGVEHFVFISVLGADRGYEDAPVFKAKRAVERYLQSSGLDYTILRPAGLASNLLPLAERFRETGLYLLIGDPKNRTSIVSTDDLAKIIVDSLTVADARNQILPIGGAEILLREDIPKIFSRIFNKEPIIINVPLFAIDGLRSALGLLNSQAQTALGTFRTLLANEFFCTLEETANVERIFNFQLETLETFLRRYLAI is encoded by the coding sequence ATGATTCTAGTCACTGGAGCAACTGGAGGAATTGGTCGTCGCGTCGTGCGACTATTACGCCAACAACAGCAGCCTGTGCGATCGTTTGTCCGTCTCACATCCCATTACAGCGAGTTAGAACATCGGGGTTCTGATATCTTCATTGGGGATTTACAACGAGAACAGGACATTGAAAAAGCTTGCCGAGGCATTAAATATATAATCAGTACTCACGGTTCAGGTAATAACGCGCTCTCTTTGGATTACCGCGCTAATATTGAACTCATTGACCAAGCTAAAGTCCAAGGTGTTGAACATTTTGTTTTCATATCCGTTTTAGGTGCTGATAGAGGATATGAAGATGCACCCGTGTTCAAAGCAAAACGAGCCGTAGAAAGATATCTGCAAAGTAGTGGCTTAGATTACACTATTTTACGCCCGGCTGGACTAGCATCAAACTTGCTACCACTAGCAGAACGCTTTCGAGAAACAGGTTTGTATTTACTTATCGGTGATCCTAAAAACCGTACGTCTATTGTTAGCACCGATGATTTAGCCAAAATAATTGTAGATTCTTTGACCGTTGCAGATGCTCGTAATCAAATTTTACCAATAGGAGGCGCAGAAATTCTATTGCGAGAGGATATCCCTAAAATTTTTAGTCGCATCTTTAACAAAGAACCAATAATAATTAACGTTCCTCTGTTTGCTATTGATGGGTTAAGAAGTGCATTAGGTTTATTAAATTCCCAAGCACAAACAGCTTTAGGAACCTTTCGTACTTTGCTGGCTAATGAGTTTTTTTGCACATTAGAAGAAACCGCAAATGTAGAAAGAATTTTTAACTTTCAATTGGAAACTTTGGAAACTTTTTTGCGCCGTTATTTAGCTATTTAA